One part of the Glycine max cultivar Williams 82 chromosome 14, Glycine_max_v4.0, whole genome shotgun sequence genome encodes these proteins:
- the LOC100815446 gene encoding uncharacterized protein isoform X2 gives MKSVEVAKTVLEVADVAWTAVEHTHHLRHRSHPVPAAPAADVCPSDQDLESLRSENRRLRNLLDQNLKLLQNLSEATCFDNCPPDLNDRLVATMRSDEYLTRLKYLQQETASGGNQFPFKEATELDYRSADILVNINSQEPSWWVWVTDEKEPINVEELSGIDDENYLVISEEHVVDGVANFMARCILSNPKALKFSPEELQKALSKALRGTSKLEKIMDIWEAGKLFYCLSTWGLALAGLYQSRAILRVAAKGVHSGSKLALKAL, from the exons ATGAAAAGCGTAGAGGTGGCGAAGACGGTGCTCGAGGTCGCCGACGTGGCTTGGACCGCCGTTGAACACACCCACCATCTCCGCCACCGCAGTCATCCCGTCCCCGCTGCCCCCGCAGCCGATGTCTGCCCATCCGACCAAGATTTGGAGTCTCTGCGATCCGAAAATCGACGTCTCAGGAACTTACTCGACCAGAATCTGAAATTGCTGCAAAACCTCTCTGAGGCGACTTGCTTCGATAATTGCCCTCCCGAT TTGAATGACCGGTTAGTTGCTACCATGAGGTCTGATGAGTACTTGACTCGGCTCAAGTACCTTCAACAAGAAACTGCTAGTGGAGGAAATCAATTTCCTTTCAAGGAGGCCACTG AGCTTGATTACCGATCAGCTGACATTTTGGTCAACATCAACTCTCAGGAACCCAGTTGGTGGGTTTGGGTTACGGATGAGAAGGAACCTATTAATGTTGAGGAATTGAGTGGAATTGATGATGAGAATTACTTGGTCATCAGTGAGGAACATGTGGTTGATGGTGTTGCCAACTTTATGGCCAGATGCATTTTGTCAAACCCGAAAGCTCTG AAATTTTCTCCAGAGGAACTGCAGAAAG CGCTATCAAAAGCATTGCGTGGTACAAGCAAACTGGAAAAGATTATGGATATTTGGGAAGCTGGAAAGTTGTTTTATTGTCTGTCTACCTGGGGACTTGCTTTGGCAGG GCTTTACCAAAGTCGTGCAATTTTAAGAGTTGCTGCAAAGGGTGTTCATTCAGGAAGTAAACTTGCTCTCAAGGCTCTCTAA
- the LOC100815446 gene encoding uncharacterized protein isoform X1, whose product MKSVEVAKTVLEVADVAWTAVEHTHHLRHRSHPVPAAPAADVCPSDQDLESLRSENRRLRNLLDQNLKLLQNLSEATCFDNCPPDLNDRLVATMRSDEYLTRLKYLQQETASGGNQFPFKEATELDYRSADILVNINSQEPSWWVWVTDEKEPINVEELSGIDDENYLVISEEHVVDGVANFMARCILSNPKALVCVLMEYALLFISFAASDIIFLVIIAEIFSRGTAESAIKSIAWYKQTGKDYGYLGSWKVVLLSVYLGTCFGRALPKSCNFKSCCKGCSFRK is encoded by the exons ATGAAAAGCGTAGAGGTGGCGAAGACGGTGCTCGAGGTCGCCGACGTGGCTTGGACCGCCGTTGAACACACCCACCATCTCCGCCACCGCAGTCATCCCGTCCCCGCTGCCCCCGCAGCCGATGTCTGCCCATCCGACCAAGATTTGGAGTCTCTGCGATCCGAAAATCGACGTCTCAGGAACTTACTCGACCAGAATCTGAAATTGCTGCAAAACCTCTCTGAGGCGACTTGCTTCGATAATTGCCCTCCCGAT TTGAATGACCGGTTAGTTGCTACCATGAGGTCTGATGAGTACTTGACTCGGCTCAAGTACCTTCAACAAGAAACTGCTAGTGGAGGAAATCAATTTCCTTTCAAGGAGGCCACTG AGCTTGATTACCGATCAGCTGACATTTTGGTCAACATCAACTCTCAGGAACCCAGTTGGTGGGTTTGGGTTACGGATGAGAAGGAACCTATTAATGTTGAGGAATTGAGTGGAATTGATGATGAGAATTACTTGGTCATCAGTGAGGAACATGTGGTTGATGGTGTTGCCAACTTTATGGCCAGATGCATTTTGTCAAACCCGAAAGCTCTGGTGTGTGTCTTAATGGAATATGCattgttatttatttcttttgctGCATCTGACATTATATTCCTTGTTATAATTGCAGAAATTTTCTCCAGAGGAACTGCAGAAAG CGCTATCAAAAGCATTGCGTGGTACAAGCAAACTGGAAAAGATTATGGATATTTGGGAAGCTGGAAAGTTGTTTTATTGTCTGTCTACCTGGGGACTTGCTTTGGCAGG GCTTTACCAAAGTCGTGCAATTTTAAGAGTTGCTGCAAAGGGTGTTCATTCAGGAAGTAA
- the LOC106796008 gene encoding uncharacterized protein, with amino-acid sequence MKSPLQLNLEYVWMEKFNKDTSMTASPENRRSPCRNHACDGEPPLGAAGDDATWPRRHGGGVGRGLARCQRRAGRAPPGAGSSQRIVEGDIDRVFSLHRSVSLRFNGSARRSKRRVEECRCCCYGVVCRCEAAAPRRSS; translated from the exons ATGAAATCTCCTCTGCAATTGAActtagagtatgtttggatggagaaatttaataag GATACCTCCATGACAGCTTCTCCCGAAAACAGGAGATCTCCATGTAGAAATCACGCATGTGACGGAGAGCCACCACTAGGCGCGGCAGGCGACGACGCCACTTGGCCTAGGCGGCACGGTGGTGGAGTCGGACGAGGACTTGCACGATGTCAGAGGCGCGCAGGCAGAGCGCCTCCTGGAGCGGGTTCCAGCCAGCGCATTGTGGAGGGAGATATCGATAGGGTTTTCTCTCTTCATCGCTCTGTGTCGCTCCGTTTCAATGGCTCAGCAAGACGCTCAAAACGGCGGGTCGAAGAATGCCGCTGCTGCTGCTACGGTGTCGTTTGTCGCTGTGAAGCCGCAGCTCCTCGTCGAAGCTCCTAA